One genomic segment of Desulfomicrobium sp. ZS1 includes these proteins:
- a CDS encoding branched-chain amino acid ABC transporter permease translates to MEEFFQQLTNGLAVGGIYALIALGYTMVYGVLKLINFAHGDLFTIGAYLGLTLLVSMGLFDKIGPLPAVILLAIMVMILVAIIGAILERVAYRPLRQSPRLSAVVSALGASIFFQNAIMAIYSPKFLVYPHDILPKAAVNILGLDIPIMRIIMFLTSLVLMAALYFFIQKTKIGTAIRAAAIDQGAAKLMGINVDRVIMLVFCIGPALGGAAGLMVGLYYGQINFSMGWMFGLKAFTAAILGGIGNIPGAMVGGLLLGVIEALGAAYISIAWKDAIAFCVLILILIVRPTGLLGERVAEKV, encoded by the coding sequence ATGGAAGAATTTTTTCAACAATTGACCAATGGACTGGCTGTCGGTGGCATCTATGCCCTGATCGCCCTCGGGTACACCATGGTCTACGGGGTCCTGAAGCTGATCAACTTCGCCCACGGCGATCTTTTTACCATCGGCGCCTACCTTGGCCTGACCCTGCTCGTCTCCATGGGCCTTTTTGACAAAATCGGACCGCTGCCCGCCGTGATCCTGCTGGCCATCATGGTCATGATCCTGGTCGCCATCATCGGCGCAATACTGGAACGCGTGGCCTACCGGCCGCTTCGCCAGTCACCCCGGCTTTCGGCCGTGGTCTCAGCCTTGGGCGCATCGATTTTCTTTCAGAATGCGATCATGGCCATCTACAGCCCCAAATTTCTGGTCTACCCCCACGACATCCTGCCCAAGGCGGCCGTAAACATCCTGGGGCTGGACATCCCGATCATGCGCATCATCATGTTCCTGACCTCGCTGGTGCTCATGGCGGCCCTGTATTTCTTCATCCAGAAGACCAAGATCGGCACGGCCATCCGGGCCGCCGCCATCGACCAGGGCGCGGCCAAGCTGATGGGCATAAACGTCGACCGGGTCATCATGCTGGTCTTCTGCATCGGCCCGGCCCTGGGCGGCGCGGCCGGGCTCATGGTCGGCCTCTATTACGGGCAGATCAATTTCAGCATGGGCTGGATGTTCGGTCTCAAAGCCTTCACGGCGGCCATCCTGGGAGGCATCGGCAACATCCCCGGGGCCATGGTCGGCGGTCTGCTGCTGGGCGTCATCGAGGCCCTCGGCGCTGCGTACATCTCCATCGCCTGGAAGGACGCCATCGCCTTTTGCGTCTTGATCCTGATCCTCATTGTCCGGCCCACGGGCCTTCTAGGAGAAAGGGTGGCTGAAAAAGTATGA
- a CDS encoding branched-chain amino acid ABC transporter substrate-binding protein yields MKRKLCTFGFLTLTLVALTLGSAWAETIRIGLMCPLTGSWASEGQDMKQIVELLAVETNKAGGINGNQVEIVVEDDGGDPRQAALAATRLTTKEISAVIGTYGSSVTEASQNIYAESGILQVATGSTAIRLSEKGLPLFFRTCPRDDEQGMVAAKTLGDLGFAKIAILHDNTSYAKGLADEAKSLLEAQGKTIAFYDALTPGERDYNAILTKLKSAAPDVIFFTGYYPEAGMLLRQKMEMGWNVPMLGGDATNNPDLVKIAGNQASEGYMFLSPPVPADLDTPEAKAFIDAYKAAYGNAPGSVWAVLAGDAYRVIAEAIAQTKDTSSEKLAAYMQKEMKDFSGLTGKISFNEKGDRVGDLYRVYKVDAAGAFVLQP; encoded by the coding sequence ATGAAGAGAAAACTGTGTACATTTGGTTTCCTGACCCTGACCCTCGTGGCGTTGACCCTGGGCTCGGCCTGGGCCGAAACCATCCGCATCGGCCTCATGTGCCCCCTGACGGGCTCCTGGGCCAGTGAAGGTCAGGACATGAAACAGATTGTCGAACTGCTGGCCGTCGAAACCAACAAGGCCGGCGGGATCAATGGCAACCAGGTCGAAATCGTGGTTGAAGACGACGGCGGCGATCCGCGTCAGGCAGCCCTGGCCGCCACCCGTTTGACCACCAAGGAAATTTCCGCCGTTATCGGCACCTATGGCTCCTCCGTCACGGAAGCCTCCCAGAACATCTACGCCGAATCCGGCATCCTGCAGGTCGCCACCGGCTCCACGGCCATCCGGCTGTCCGAAAAGGGCCTGCCCCTTTTCTTCCGCACCTGCCCCCGCGATGACGAACAGGGCATGGTCGCAGCCAAAACCCTGGGCGACCTGGGTTTTGCCAAGATCGCCATCCTCCACGACAATACCTCCTACGCCAAGGGCCTGGCCGACGAAGCCAAGTCCCTGCTTGAGGCTCAGGGCAAGACCATCGCCTTCTACGACGCACTGACTCCCGGCGAACGCGACTACAACGCCATCCTGACCAAGCTCAAATCCGCAGCTCCCGACGTCATCTTCTTCACCGGCTACTACCCTGAAGCCGGCATGCTGCTGCGCCAGAAAATGGAAATGGGCTGGAACGTGCCCATGCTTGGCGGCGATGCCACCAACAACCCCGATCTGGTCAAGATCGCCGGCAACCAGGCCTCCGAAGGCTACATGTTCCTGAGCCCGCCCGTTCCCGCCGACCTCGACACCCCTGAAGCCAAAGCCTTCATCGATGCCTACAAGGCCGCCTACGGCAACGCCCCCGGTTCCGTTTGGGCCGTGCTGGCCGGCGACGCCTACCGCGTCATCGCCGAAGCCATCGCTCAGACCAAGGACACCTCCAGCGAAAAGCTGGCCGCCTATATGCAGAAAGAAATGAAAGACTTCTCCGGCCTGACCGGCAAGATCTCTTTCAATGAAAAGGGTGATCGCGTAGGCGACCTGTACCGCGTGTACAAGGTCGACGCCGCCGGCGCCTTTGTCCTGCAGCCATAA
- the pruA gene encoding L-glutamate gamma-semialdehyde dehydrogenase, with translation MDNLVLDKKISDRGKEFFASISGEAPSIFNKGWWTGKVMDWSMKNENFKVQLFRFVDVLPYLNTSDSLTRHIDEYFAGDDQDVPKVLKMGAGVMGTGLGGKLAAGLVAKAIRSNIEGMAKQFIIGENTPDAMKNLKKIRKDGFAFTVDILGEASVSEIESEAYLKEYMELLDALKKEHASWAGLGGKDLDWGHAPKVNISVKPTALFSQASPKDFEGSVQGIEKRLAAILRKVKEMDGFMRIDMEQYKFKDITLEVYRRLRSSEEFRDYPHLGIVLQAYLKDTDQDLADLLAWARAEKLPISVRLVKGAYWDSETVIAKQNGWDVPVWTIKAESDAAYERQAKLILENHDICHFGCASHNIRTIAAVMETAKALNVPDERYEFQVLYGMAEPVRKGLLKVAKRVRLYAPYGDLLPGMAYLVRRLLENTANESFLRQSFAEEAEVERLMENPVVTAEREKAQRRPKTEAEVTGLARFENEPFADFTQESVRQAFVDAVAEVRAQLGKEYPLVIGGQEIRTADTLQSVNPANPSEIIGTICQASTKEIDLAIDAAKKAAPAWKALSPEERAGYLLKAAAIARKEIFTLSAWQTLEVGKQFDQAQADVAEAIDFMEYYAREMIRFGKPQRMGRAPGEMSQLMYQPKGIAAVIAPWNFPLAISCGMSSAAIVAGNPVLYKPAGPSSVIGFTLSEIFRKAGLPAGVFNYVPGRGSVMGDYLVEHPDVALIAFTGSMEVGHRIIGKASVVHPGQKQNKKVIAELGGKNAIIIDDDADLDEAIKEVLHSAFAFQGQKCSACSRVIVVEPIYAKFIERLVEGTKSLAIGPAEDPTYFMGPVVDDKAQQNVLKYIDIAKSEGKVLYSSPVPAGGYYAPLTIVEGITPEHRIAQEEVFGPVLAVMKVTNFDQAIEWANSTRYSLTGAVFSRSPKHLEKAREQFNVGNLYLNRGSTGALVERHPFGGFNMSGVGSKAGGPDYLLQFMDPRLVCENTMRRGFAPIEEDDDWII, from the coding sequence ATGGACAATTTGGTGTTGGACAAAAAGATCAGCGACCGCGGCAAAGAATTTTTTGCCAGCATCTCCGGCGAAGCCCCCTCCATTTTCAACAAGGGCTGGTGGACCGGCAAGGTCATGGACTGGTCCATGAAGAACGAGAACTTCAAGGTCCAATTGTTCCGTTTTGTGGACGTTCTGCCCTACCTGAACACTTCCGACTCCCTGACCCGCCACATTGACGAATACTTCGCCGGTGACGACCAGGATGTGCCCAAGGTCCTCAAAATGGGCGCCGGCGTCATGGGCACCGGCCTTGGCGGGAAGCTGGCCGCCGGACTCGTGGCCAAGGCCATCCGCTCCAACATCGAGGGCATGGCCAAGCAGTTCATCATCGGCGAAAACACCCCCGACGCCATGAAGAACCTCAAAAAAATCCGCAAGGACGGGTTCGCCTTCACCGTGGACATCCTTGGCGAGGCATCGGTCAGCGAGATCGAATCCGAGGCCTACCTCAAGGAATACATGGAGCTGCTCGACGCGCTGAAAAAGGAACACGCCTCCTGGGCCGGTCTCGGCGGCAAAGACCTGGACTGGGGCCATGCGCCCAAGGTCAACATTTCCGTCAAGCCCACGGCTCTTTTTTCCCAGGCATCGCCCAAGGACTTCGAGGGCTCGGTCCAGGGCATCGAGAAACGCCTGGCTGCCATCCTGCGCAAGGTCAAGGAAATGGACGGCTTCATGCGCATCGACATGGAGCAGTACAAATTCAAAGACATCACCCTGGAAGTATACCGTCGCCTGCGCTCAAGCGAAGAATTCCGCGATTACCCGCATCTGGGCATCGTGTTGCAGGCATATCTGAAGGATACGGACCAGGACCTGGCCGACCTCTTGGCCTGGGCCAGAGCTGAAAAGCTTCCCATCTCCGTCCGGCTGGTCAAGGGCGCGTACTGGGATTCCGAGACCGTCATTGCCAAACAGAATGGCTGGGACGTCCCGGTCTGGACTATCAAGGCCGAGAGCGACGCGGCCTATGAGCGCCAGGCAAAGCTGATCCTGGAAAACCACGACATATGCCATTTCGGTTGCGCCTCGCACAACATCCGCACCATCGCCGCAGTCATGGAGACGGCCAAGGCCTTGAACGTGCCCGATGAGCGCTACGAATTCCAGGTCCTCTACGGCATGGCCGAACCCGTGCGCAAAGGCTTGCTGAAAGTGGCCAAGCGCGTGCGCCTCTACGCCCCTTACGGCGACCTGCTGCCCGGCATGGCCTATCTGGTCCGGCGACTACTTGAAAACACGGCCAACGAGTCCTTTTTACGCCAATCCTTTGCCGAAGAGGCCGAAGTGGAACGGCTGATGGAAAACCCGGTTGTGACCGCCGAGCGGGAAAAAGCCCAGCGCAGGCCCAAGACCGAGGCCGAGGTCACGGGCCTGGCACGCTTCGAGAACGAACCCTTTGCCGATTTCACCCAGGAATCCGTGCGTCAGGCTTTTGTAGACGCTGTCGCCGAAGTACGCGCGCAGCTTGGCAAGGAATATCCGCTCGTCATCGGCGGTCAGGAAATACGCACGGCCGACACGCTGCAGTCGGTCAACCCGGCCAATCCGAGCGAAATCATCGGCACCATCTGCCAGGCTTCCACCAAGGAAATCGATCTGGCCATCGACGCGGCCAAAAAGGCGGCCCCGGCCTGGAAAGCACTGTCCCCGGAGGAACGGGCCGGATATCTGCTGAAAGCCGCCGCGATCGCCCGCAAGGAAATCTTCACCCTCTCCGCGTGGCAGACGCTCGAAGTGGGCAAGCAGTTCGATCAGGCCCAGGCGGATGTGGCCGAAGCCATTGATTTCATGGAATACTATGCCCGCGAGATGATCCGCTTCGGCAAGCCCCAGCGCATGGGCCGCGCCCCGGGCGAAATGAGCCAGCTCATGTACCAGCCCAAAGGCATCGCCGCCGTCATCGCCCCCTGGAACTTCCCCCTGGCCATCAGCTGCGGCATGAGCTCGGCAGCCATCGTCGCCGGCAACCCCGTGCTTTACAAGCCCGCCGGACCGTCCTCCGTGATCGGCTTCACCCTGTCCGAAATCTTCCGCAAGGCCGGGCTGCCTGCAGGCGTGTTCAATTATGTACCGGGCCGGGGTTCGGTCATGGGCGACTACCTGGTCGAACACCCCGACGTGGCCCTCATCGCCTTTACGGGGTCCATGGAGGTCGGCCACCGCATCATAGGCAAAGCCTCCGTGGTTCATCCCGGCCAGAAGCAGAACAAAAAGGTCATCGCGGAACTTGGCGGCAAGAACGCCATCATCATTGATGACGACGCGGATCTCGACGAGGCCATCAAGGAAGTCCTGCACTCGGCCTTTGCCTTCCAGGGACAAAAATGTTCGGCCTGCTCCCGGGTCATCGTGGTCGAGCCCATCTACGCCAAATTCATCGAACGTCTGGTGGAAGGCACCAAGTCACTGGCCATCGGGCCAGCCGAGGATCCGACCTACTTCATGGGACCGGTGGTGGACGACAAGGCCCAGCAGAACGTGCTCAAGTACATCGACATCGCCAAGAGCGAGGGCAAGGTCCTGTACTCAAGCCCTGTCCCGGCCGGCGGTTATTACGCGCCCCTGACCATCGTCGAAGGCATCACCCCGGAGCACCGCATCGCCCAGGAAGAAGTCTTCGGCCCGGTCCTTGCGGTCATGAAGGTCACGAACTTCGATCAGGCCATCGAGTGGGCCAACTCCACGCGCTACTCCCTGACCGGGGCCGTGTTCTCGCGCAGCCCCAAACACCTCGAAAAAGCCCGGGAGCAGTTCAACGTCGGCAACCTGTACCTGAACCGCGGTTCCACCGGCGCACTGGTCGAACGCCATCCCTTCGGCGGATTCAACATGTCGGGAGTGGGCTCCAAGGCAGGCGGCCCGGATTACCTGCTGCAGTTCATGGACCCCAGGCTGGTCTGCGAAAACACCATGCGCCGAGGCTTCGCGCCTATCGAAGAAGACGACGACTGGATCATCTAA
- a CDS encoding Lrp/AsnC family transcriptional regulator yields MLDSTDIEILNILQENGKITNAELARQIGMAPSGVLERVKKLEQKGVIDKYEVRLNPKALGISLSTFIQIKTADSVGSSEIGKKLAEIGEVQEVHWTAGEYNYLVKARVSSTETLALLMKQFGEIPGVRDSRTTLVLDTLKETQALSLQFIACKNPRKSAK; encoded by the coding sequence ATGTTAGACAGCACAGATATCGAGATCCTGAATATCCTTCAAGAAAATGGAAAGATCACCAACGCAGAACTGGCCCGTCAGATCGGCATGGCTCCGTCCGGCGTGCTGGAGCGGGTGAAAAAACTCGAACAAAAGGGCGTCATCGATAAATACGAGGTCCGATTGAACCCCAAGGCCTTGGGGATATCCCTGTCCACCTTCATCCAGATCAAGACCGCCGACTCGGTCGGCAGCTCCGAGATAGGCAAAAAGCTGGCCGAAATAGGCGAAGTGCAGGAAGTGCACTGGACCGCCGGCGAATACAATTATCTGGTCAAGGCCCGGGTCAGCAGCACGGAAACCCTGGCCCTACTCATGAAGCAGTTCGGTGAAATACCCGGAGTCCGAGACAGCCGGACCACCCTGGTGCTCGACACCCTAAAGGAAACGCAGGCCCTGTCCCTGCAGTTCATCGCGTGCAAAAACCCAAGAAAATCAGCAAAATAA
- the carB gene encoding carbamoyl-phosphate synthase large subunit, with protein sequence MPKRTDLKKIMLIGSGPIVIGQACEFDYSGTQALKALKEEGYEVILVNSNPATIMTDPNLADRTYIEPIEPETVARIIEKERPCALLPTLGGQTGLNTAVAVAENGVLEKYGVELIGASLPSIKKAESRQLFRKAMENIGLKVPKSGIARTQDDVREWGEKLKFPIIVRPAYTLGGTGGGVAYNKEDLERIAQQGLAASLTSEVMLEESLLGWKEYELEVVRDKKDNCVIICSIENLDPMGVHTGDSVTVAPAQTLTDDEYQKMRDASLAIMREIGVETGGSNVQFALNPANGDMMIIEMNPRVSRSSALASKATGFPIAKIAAKLAVGYTLDELQNDITRETMAAFEPTIDYVVIKIPRFTFEKFPGAEDFLTTAMKSVGETMAIGRTFKEALQKGLRSLETGYPGLGKTFDGQLPDIEDTLAGLRKPNSRRLYQLRDALLSGISEEEIFEASAIDPWFIRQFKDIVDFEAVLKNVGLQGNLSVDNPDFVTVLREAKAMGFSDRQLATIWKRSERDIRSLRKDAGIIPSYKLVDTCAAEFEAYTPYYYSTYETENEARVSDKRKVVILGGGPNRIGQGIEFDYCCVHASYALREMGIESIMVNSNPETVSTDYDTSDRLYFEPLTREDVLAIIEQEKPEGVIVQFGGQTPLNLAVPLLREGVPILGTTPDSIDRAEDRERFQALLKKLDLLQPNNGTSMSIEEAVIVAARIGYPVVVRPSYVLGGRAMDIVYDEKDLRTYFEKHVTVVPDHPILIDKFLENAIEIDVDAVSDGEDTYVAGIMEHIEEAGIHSGDSACVLPPHTLGKMWVQEIERQTKALAKELGVVGLMNIQFALKDEQIYILEVNPRASRTSPFVSKATGVPLAKLATRVMMGEKLKDLKPWDMRKGGYYAVKEAVLPFNRFPGVDALLGPEMRSTGEVMGIDPSFGLAFMKAQLAAGQFLPASGCVFISVNDHDKSGIIVPAKTFQKLGFTIMSTRGTAAFLAGHGVQCQVVNKVYEGRPNVIDHIKNGDIQLVINTSSGKRTKEDSSELRRTTVMYGLPYTTNLAAAKALAMAIKERSTSGLDVKCLQEYYQEPGRDF encoded by the coding sequence ATGCCCAAGAGAACAGATCTCAAAAAAATAATGCTTATCGGCTCTGGTCCCATCGTCATCGGACAGGCTTGCGAGTTCGATTATTCCGGGACCCAGGCCTTGAAGGCCCTCAAGGAAGAGGGCTACGAGGTCATCCTGGTCAACTCCAACCCGGCGACGATCATGACCGATCCGAACCTGGCCGACCGGACCTATATCGAGCCCATCGAGCCCGAGACCGTGGCCCGCATCATTGAAAAGGAACGCCCCTGCGCCCTTCTTCCGACCCTTGGCGGCCAGACCGGCCTGAACACGGCCGTGGCCGTGGCCGAGAACGGGGTCCTGGAGAAGTATGGCGTGGAGCTGATCGGCGCATCCCTGCCGAGCATCAAAAAGGCCGAGAGCCGCCAGCTTTTCCGCAAGGCCATGGAAAACATCGGCCTCAAGGTGCCCAAAAGCGGCATCGCCCGCACTCAGGACGACGTCCGCGAGTGGGGCGAGAAACTCAAATTTCCCATCATTGTCCGCCCTGCGTACACCCTTGGCGGCACCGGCGGCGGCGTCGCCTACAACAAGGAAGACCTGGAGCGCATCGCCCAGCAGGGCCTGGCCGCCAGTCTTACCTCCGAGGTCATGCTGGAAGAGTCGCTCTTGGGCTGGAAGGAGTATGAGCTCGAAGTTGTGCGCGACAAGAAGGACAACTGTGTCATCATCTGTTCCATCGAAAACCTGGACCCCATGGGCGTGCACACCGGCGATTCCGTGACCGTGGCCCCGGCCCAGACCCTGACCGACGACGAGTACCAGAAGATGCGCGACGCCTCCCTGGCCATCATGCGTGAGATCGGCGTCGAGACCGGCGGCTCCAACGTGCAGTTCGCCCTCAATCCGGCCAACGGCGACATGATGATCATCGAGATGAACCCGCGCGTGTCGCGCTCCTCGGCCCTGGCCTCCAAGGCCACCGGCTTCCCCATCGCCAAGATCGCTGCCAAGCTGGCCGTGGGCTACACCCTGGACGAGCTGCAGAACGACATCACCCGCGAGACCATGGCCGCCTTCGAGCCGACCATCGACTACGTGGTCATCAAGATTCCGCGTTTCACCTTCGAGAAATTTCCCGGTGCCGAAGACTTTCTGACCACGGCCATGAAGAGCGTGGGCGAGACCATGGCCATCGGGCGGACCTTCAAGGAAGCATTGCAGAAGGGTCTGCGCTCTCTGGAGACCGGCTATCCCGGTTTGGGCAAGACCTTCGACGGGCAACTGCCCGACATCGAGGACACTCTGGCCGGGCTGCGCAAGCCCAACTCCCGTCGCCTCTATCAGCTGCGCGACGCATTGTTGTCCGGAATCTCCGAGGAAGAGATATTCGAGGCTTCGGCCATCGATCCCTGGTTCATCCGCCAGTTCAAGGATATCGTCGATTTTGAGGCCGTGCTCAAGAACGTCGGCCTGCAGGGGAATCTGTCCGTGGACAACCCGGATTTCGTGACTGTCCTGCGTGAGGCCAAGGCCATGGGATTTTCGGACCGGCAGCTGGCCACGATCTGGAAGCGCAGCGAACGCGACATCCGTTCCCTGCGCAAGGACGCGGGCATCATCCCGTCCTACAAGCTGGTCGACACCTGTGCGGCGGAGTTCGAGGCCTACACCCCCTACTATTACTCTACCTACGAGACGGAAAACGAGGCACGGGTCTCGGACAAGCGCAAGGTGGTCATCCTTGGTGGCGGCCCCAACCGCATCGGACAGGGCATCGAGTTCGACTACTGCTGCGTGCATGCCTCCTACGCCCTGCGCGAAATGGGCATCGAATCCATCATGGTCAATTCCAACCCCGAGACCGTCTCCACCGACTATGACACCTCGGACCGCCTCTATTTCGAGCCCCTGACCCGCGAGGACGTGCTGGCCATCATCGAGCAGGAAAAGCCCGAGGGCGTCATCGTCCAGTTCGGCGGGCAGACTCCGCTCAATCTGGCCGTGCCTCTTCTGCGCGAAGGCGTGCCGATCCTCGGCACCACGCCGGACTCCATCGACCGCGCCGAAGACCGCGAGCGTTTCCAGGCCCTCCTGAAAAAGCTCGACCTGCTGCAGCCCAACAACGGCACGTCCATGAGCATCGAAGAGGCCGTGATCGTGGCCGCGCGCATCGGGTACCCGGTGGTGGTGCGGCCTTCCTACGTGCTGGGCGGCCGGGCCATGGACATCGTCTATGATGAAAAGGACCTGCGCACCTATTTTGAGAAGCACGTCACCGTGGTTCCGGATCATCCCATCCTCATTGACAAGTTCCTGGAAAACGCCATCGAGATCGACGTTGACGCAGTGAGCGACGGTGAAGACACCTATGTAGCCGGGATCATGGAGCACATCGAGGAGGCGGGCATCCACTCCGGAGACTCCGCATGCGTGCTGCCCCCGCACACCCTGGGCAAGATGTGGGTCCAGGAGATCGAGCGCCAGACCAAGGCCCTGGCTAAGGAGCTCGGCGTGGTCGGCCTCATGAATATCCAGTTCGCCCTCAAGGATGAGCAGATTTACATTCTGGAAGTGAACCCCCGCGCCTCGCGCACCTCGCCCTTTGTCTCCAAGGCTACGGGCGTGCCCCTGGCCAAGCTGGCCACCCGCGTCATGATGGGCGAAAAGCTCAAGGATCTCAAACCCTGGGATATGCGCAAGGGCGGATATTACGCGGTCAAGGAGGCGGTTCTGCCCTTCAACCGCTTCCCCGGCGTGGACGCGTTGCTCGGGCCTGAAATGCGCTCCACCGGCGAAGTCATGGGCATCGACCCGTCTTTCGGCCTGGCCTTCATGAAGGCCCAGCTTGCCGCCGGGCAGTTCCTGCCAGCTTCCGGGTGCGTGTTCATCTCCGTCAACGACCACGACAAGAGCGGGATCATCGTCCCGGCCAAGACATTTCAGAAGCTCGGCTTCACCATCATGTCCACCCGGGGCACGGCCGCCTTCCTGGCCGGGCACGGGGTGCAGTGCCAGGTGGTGAACAAGGTCTACGAAGGCCGACCCAATGTCATCGATCACATCAAGAACGGGGACATCCAGCTGGTCATCAACACCTCCTCGGGCAAGCGCACCAAGGAGGACTCCTCGGAGCTCAGGCGGACTACGGTCATGTATGGCCTGCCCTACACGACCAATTTGGCCGCGGCCAAGGCTCTGGCCATGGCCATCAAGGAGCGCAGCACCTCCGGGCTCGATGTGAAATGCCTGCAGGAGTACTACCAAGAACCTGGCCGGGATTTCTAA
- the purF gene encoding amidophosphoribosyltransferase: protein MKKEACGLFGIYGHPEAARMTYFGLYALQHRGQESAGIITWDGQTIREQRGMGLVADVFEERHLGHQLKGSVAMGHIRYSTTGASLIRNAQPFKVTYKGMNLALAHNGNLVNTISLREELENQGTIFQTTMDSEVIMHLVAKYMNGGTPEEAIAKACSRIQGSYSLLFMVNQKLIAVRDPWGFRPLSLGRVGDAYVLASETCAFDLLEAEYLRCLDPGEMLVIEDGRMMSHRYMEPADKQSSCIFELIYFARPDSLVFDQEVYHARKSMGKILAQECPCDADFVMPFPDSGVYAAVGYAQESGLPFEACMIRNHYVGRTFIQPTQGMRDFSVRVKLNPVKSMIKGKRVVIVEDSIVRGTTIRTRVKQLRELGAKEIHMRVSCPPIRYPCYYGIDFSSKGELIAANHSVADIGRYLGLDSLHYITIGGLLKAVRGPENFCLACFNGAYPVLPDEGMGKLSLECC, encoded by the coding sequence ATGAAAAAGGAAGCTTGCGGTTTATTTGGAATTTATGGGCATCCGGAAGCGGCGCGCATGACCTATTTCGGCCTTTACGCCCTCCAGCATCGCGGCCAGGAGAGCGCTGGCATCATCACCTGGGACGGCCAGACCATTCGCGAACAGCGCGGCATGGGGCTGGTCGCCGACGTGTTCGAGGAGCGCCATCTGGGGCATCAGCTCAAGGGCAGCGTGGCCATGGGCCACATCCGCTACTCCACCACGGGAGCCTCGCTGATCCGCAACGCCCAGCCTTTCAAGGTTACCTACAAGGGCATGAACCTGGCGCTGGCCCACAACGGCAACCTGGTCAACACCATCTCCCTGCGTGAGGAGCTGGAAAACCAGGGCACCATCTTCCAGACCACCATGGACAGCGAAGTCATTATGCATCTGGTGGCGAAATACATGAACGGCGGCACCCCCGAAGAGGCCATCGCCAAGGCCTGCAGCCGCATCCAGGGCTCCTACAGCCTGCTTTTCATGGTCAACCAGAAGCTCATCGCCGTGCGCGATCCGTGGGGTTTTCGCCCCCTGTCCCTGGGCCGGGTCGGGGACGCCTATGTGCTGGCCTCCGAAACCTGCGCCTTCGATTTGCTGGAGGCCGAATACTTGCGCTGTCTGGACCCCGGCGAGATGCTGGTCATCGAGGATGGCCGGATGATGTCGCACCGCTACATGGAGCCCGCCGACAAGCAGAGTTCCTGCATTTTCGAGCTGATCTATTTCGCGCGTCCCGATTCTCTGGTCTTTGACCAGGAAGTGTACCACGCGCGCAAGAGCATGGGCAAGATCCTGGCCCAGGAATGCCCGTGCGATGCCGATTTCGTCATGCCCTTTCCCGATTCGGGCGTGTACGCGGCCGTGGGCTACGCCCAGGAGTCGGGCCTGCCGTTCGAGGCCTGCATGATCCGTAACCACTACGTGGGGCGGACCTTCATCCAGCCGACCCAGGGCATGCGGGACTTTTCCGTGCGCGTGAAGCTCAACCCGGTCAAGTCCATGATCAAGGGCAAGCGCGTGGTCATCGTCGAGGATTCCATCGTGCGCGGCACGACCATCCGCACCCGTGTCAAGCAACTGCGTGAACTGGGCGCCAAGGAAATTCATATGCGCGTGAGCTGTCCGCCCATCCGCTACCCCTGCTACTACGGCATCGACTTTTCCTCCAAGGGCGAACTCATCGCGGCCAACCATTCCGTGGCCGACATCGGTCGCTACCTGGGTTTGGACAGCCTGCACTACATCACCATCGGCGGGCTTTTGAAAGCCGTGCGCGGGCCTGAAAACTTCTGCCTGGCCTGCTTCAACGGCGCCTACCCCGTGCTGCCCGACGAAGGGATGGGCAAGCTGTCCCTGGAGTGCTGCTAG